Proteins encoded in a region of the Paramagnetospirillum magneticum AMB-1 genome:
- a CDS encoding hemolysin family protein encodes MNDPGSSPPRDGGASIKKTGESPSRDSGATHKKSGEESLFGTMRGWLKGRRRPKGAETVRDALEELIEDRDSAEIPIDEHERQLLGNILHLRDVTAYDVMVPRADIVAVEAKTSLEALIALFIGCGHSRLPVYRRSLDDVIGMVHIKDLLEVMGEGKPFNLPRLARRVQFVAPSMRVTDLLLEMRLKRSHLALVVDEYGGIDGLVTIEDLVEQIVGEIEDEHDQDEEPELTLRDDGIVEADGRTPIAEFEDCMGAVLTEEEREEVETLGGLVSFVAGRVPSRGELITHSAGLEFEVLDADPRRVKRVRVRRVATPEPVETE; translated from the coding sequence ATGAACGATCCTGGCAGTAGCCCGCCCCGCGACGGCGGGGCAAGCATCAAGAAAACGGGCGAAAGCCCGTCCCGCGACAGCGGGGCAACCCATAAGAAATCGGGCGAGGAATCGCTGTTCGGCACCATGCGTGGTTGGCTGAAGGGCCGCCGCCGCCCCAAGGGCGCCGAAACCGTGCGCGACGCCCTGGAAGAGCTGATCGAGGACCGCGACAGCGCCGAAATCCCCATCGACGAGCACGAGCGCCAACTTCTCGGCAATATCCTTCACCTCCGGGACGTCACCGCCTACGACGTCATGGTGCCGCGCGCCGATATCGTGGCGGTGGAGGCCAAGACCTCCCTGGAAGCGCTGATCGCCCTGTTCATCGGCTGCGGCCATTCGCGTCTGCCGGTCTATCGCCGCTCCCTGGACGACGTCATCGGCATGGTCCACATCAAGGATCTGCTGGAGGTCATGGGCGAAGGCAAGCCGTTCAACCTGCCGCGGCTGGCTCGGCGCGTCCAGTTCGTGGCGCCCAGCATGCGGGTCACCGACCTGCTGCTGGAAATGCGGCTGAAGCGCTCGCATCTCGCCCTGGTGGTGGACGAGTACGGCGGCATCGACGGGCTGGTCACCATCGAGGATCTGGTGGAGCAGATCGTCGGCGAGATCGAGGACGAGCACGACCAGGACGAAGAGCCGGAACTGACCCTCCGCGACGACGGCATCGTCGAGGCCGACGGCCGCACCCCCATCGCCGAATTCGAGGATTGCATGGGCGCGGTTCTGACCGAGGAGGAACGGGAAGAGGTGGAAACCCTGGGCGGTCTGGTCTCCTTCGTCGCCGGCCGGGTGCCGTCGCGCGGTGAGCTGATCACCCATTCCGCCGGGCTGGAATTCGAGGTCCTGGACGCCGATCCCCGCCGGGTGAAGCGGGTGCGGGTCCGCCGCGTCGCCACCCCGGAACCGGTTGAGACGGAATGA
- a CDS encoding GNAT family N-acetyltransferase, which produces MIELVPAGLVHAELLAGMHRICFTEPWSATSMAEVLALAGTEGLIAVEGGSLAPALEPPGPAGLILWRRIFDEAEILTVCVLPPWRRRGVGARLLDGAMDRAIGGGALTMFLEAAADNEAALALYASRGFERVGLRRGYYGAIDGVTMSCRLDKIPVQH; this is translated from the coding sequence GTGATCGAACTGGTCCCCGCCGGGCTGGTCCATGCCGAATTGCTGGCCGGCATGCACCGTATCTGCTTCACCGAACCGTGGAGCGCCACTTCCATGGCCGAGGTCCTGGCCCTGGCCGGGACCGAGGGGCTAATCGCCGTGGAGGGCGGGTCGCTCGCCCCCGCCCTGGAGCCGCCCGGCCCGGCCGGGCTGATCCTGTGGCGCCGCATCTTTGATGAAGCCGAGATTCTGACCGTCTGCGTCCTGCCGCCCTGGCGCCGCCGGGGCGTGGGGGCCCGCCTGCTGGACGGCGCCATGGACAGGGCGATCGGGGGCGGCGCCCTGACCATGTTCCTGGAAGCTGCCGCCGACAACGAGGCCGCCCTCGCCCTCTACGCGTCGCGGGGATTCGAACGCGTCGGACTACGTAGGGGGTATTACGGAGCTATAGACGGAGTCACCATGAGTTGCCGACTGGACAAGATTCCAGTCCAGCATTGA
- a CDS encoding sulfurtransferase TusA family protein gives MTEKPNYSLDITNEVCPMTFVKTKLLVERMISGEIVDVRLKGAEPLGNVPRSLAELGHEILSLAPEPGEGPTGIHHLVVCKK, from the coding sequence ATGACTGAGAAGCCTAACTACAGCCTTGACATTACCAACGAAGTCTGTCCGATGACCTTCGTCAAAACCAAGTTACTGGTGGAGCGAATGATCTCGGGAGAGATTGTGGATGTACGCTTGAAAGGCGCGGAACCGCTGGGAAATGTGCCGCGCTCTCTTGCCGAACTCGGCCACGAAATCCTGTCACTCGCCCCGGAGCCTGGGGAAGGTCCGACAGGCATTCACCACCTTGTGGTTTGCAAGAAATAA
- the ddpX gene encoding D-alanyl-D-alanine dipeptidase → MHPLVPITAEEHGVEILLAYATADNFTGKPVYAPAAGCWLHAEAAPLLRKAVALARPLGLSLRILDAFRPAEAQWALWNHTPDPEFLADPHRGSTHSRGVAVDLDLLDTASGQALDMGTAFDAFTPLSHHAVTGVSVEAQRNRLLLLGLMNAAGWDFYANEWWHYQMHAAARFPLLSDTVLGAERMMRE, encoded by the coding sequence ATGCACCCCCTGGTTCCCATCACCGCCGAAGAGCATGGCGTCGAGATTCTTCTGGCCTATGCCACGGCCGACAATTTCACGGGAAAGCCGGTCTACGCCCCCGCCGCCGGCTGCTGGCTGCATGCCGAGGCGGCGCCGCTGCTGCGAAAGGCGGTGGCGTTGGCCCGGCCGCTGGGCCTGAGCCTGCGCATCCTCGACGCCTTCCGTCCGGCCGAGGCGCAATGGGCGCTGTGGAACCACACCCCCGATCCCGAATTCCTCGCCGATCCGCACCGGGGCTCCACCCATTCCCGCGGCGTGGCGGTGGACCTCGACCTGCTGGACACCGCCAGCGGTCAGGCCCTGGACATGGGCACCGCCTTCGACGCCTTCACGCCGCTCTCCCACCACGCGGTGACCGGGGTCAGCGTCGAGGCCCAGCGCAACCGCTTGCTCCTGCTGGGCCTGATGAACGCCGCCGGCTGGGACTTCTATGCCAACGAGTGGTGGCACTATCAAATGCATGCCGCCGCCCGCTTTCCCCTGCTGTCCGATACGGTGCTGGGGGCGGAGCGGATGATGAGGGAGTGA
- a CDS encoding lysophospholipid acyltransferase family protein, with protein MISTPVAVLRFLGFVLWTLALLPPFLVLRLVSRPRIPAYTRFYWKGVMLIIGYDAVVRGRPLEDGSPVLYVANHASYLDIIVLGSLLRGYFVAKNEVAGWAGFGFLARISRTVFIERKPGATARERNGLLDRFDLGESLILFAEGTSNDGNHVVPFKSSFFSVAEGEVRGAEGIPCTVTVQPVSVAYTKLDGLPITRALRPLLAWYGDMTLAGHMVGALGLGRITVEVEFHPPVSLAEFGSRKVLSAHCHKVISHGLTRMLAGRPAANP; from the coding sequence ATGATTTCCACCCCCGTCGCCGTTTTGCGCTTCCTCGGCTTCGTGCTGTGGACCCTGGCGCTGCTGCCGCCCTTCCTGGTGCTGCGCCTGGTGTCGCGCCCCCGCATACCCGCCTACACCCGCTTCTACTGGAAGGGCGTGATGCTCATCATCGGCTACGACGCCGTGGTGCGGGGCCGGCCGCTGGAAGACGGCTCGCCGGTGCTCTACGTGGCCAACCACGCCAGCTATCTCGACATCATCGTGCTGGGCAGCCTGCTGCGCGGCTATTTCGTCGCCAAGAACGAAGTGGCGGGCTGGGCCGGTTTCGGCTTCCTGGCCCGGATCTCGCGCACCGTGTTCATCGAGCGCAAGCCCGGCGCCACGGCGCGGGAGCGCAATGGATTGCTCGACCGCTTCGACCTGGGCGAGTCGTTGATTCTGTTCGCCGAGGGCACCTCCAACGACGGCAACCATGTCGTTCCGTTCAAGAGCTCGTTCTTCTCGGTAGCGGAAGGCGAGGTGCGGGGCGCCGAAGGCATACCGTGCACGGTAACGGTCCAGCCGGTCTCGGTGGCCTATACCAAGCTGGACGGCCTGCCCATCACCCGGGCGCTGCGCCCGCTCCTCGCCTGGTATGGCGACATGACCCTGGCCGGTCACATGGTGGGCGCGCTGGGTCTGGGCCGCATCACGGTGGAGGTGGAATTCCATCCGCCGGTCAGCCTGGCCGAGTTCGGCTCGCGCAAGGTGCTCTCGGCCCATTGCCACAAGGTGATCAGCCACGGCCTGACCCGCATGCTGGCGGGGCGGCCGGCGGCGAATCCTTGA
- a CDS encoding helix-turn-helix domain-containing protein, producing MVKSNRNSAPTHRGSSRGRLPSGLPNPVDIHVGARVRLRRTLMGMSQEKLGESIGLTFQQVQKYERGANRIGASRLFDLSRVLDVPVSFFFDDMAETVQDQSPVAVARGTSGLNEEPASFEADPMTKRETLELVRAYYSITDPQVRRRVYDLAKALAAIGETKK from the coding sequence ATGGTCAAAAGCAATCGCAATTCCGCCCCTACCCACCGCGGGTCTTCCCGGGGTCGCCTTCCTTCGGGCCTGCCCAATCCCGTCGATATCCATGTGGGAGCGCGGGTGCGTCTGCGCCGCACCCTGATGGGAATGAGCCAGGAGAAGCTGGGAGAGTCCATCGGCCTCACCTTCCAGCAGGTCCAGAAATACGAGCGCGGCGCCAATCGTATCGGCGCATCACGGCTGTTCGATCTGTCCCGGGTGCTGGATGTGCCGGTGTCGTTCTTTTTCGATGACATGGCCGAGACGGTCCAGGATCAGAGCCCGGTGGCCGTGGCACGCGGCACGTCCGGTCTGAACGAGGAACCCGCCAGTTTCGAGGCCGACCCCATGACCAAGCGCGAGACGCTGGAACTGGTCCGCGCCTATTACAGCATCACCGATCCCCAGGTTCGCCGCCGGGTCTACGATCTGGCCAAGGCGCTGGCCGCCATCGGCGAAACCAAGAAATAA
- a CDS encoding Fur family transcriptional regulator: protein MISRIEQRCIDKGMKMTDQRRVIARVLSDSSDHPDVEEVYRRATAIDPHISIATVYRTVRLFEEADILERHDFGDGRARYEESAGDHHDHLIDMHSGNVIEFTSTEIEALQREIARRYGYRLVGHRLELYGVPLTSGDKPEEK, encoded by the coding sequence ATGATTTCACGCATCGAGCAACGCTGCATCGACAAGGGTATGAAGATGACCGACCAACGTCGGGTCATCGCGCGCGTGCTGTCCGACTCCTCCGACCACCCCGATGTGGAAGAGGTCTATCGCCGCGCCACCGCCATCGATCCCCACATCTCCATCGCTACCGTCTACCGCACCGTGCGCCTGTTCGAAGAGGCCGATATCCTCGAGCGCCACGATTTCGGCGATGGCCGCGCCCGCTATGAGGAATCGGCGGGCGATCACCACGATCACCTGATCGACATGCATTCGGGCAACGTCATCGAGTTCACCAGCACGGAAATCGAGGCCCTGCAGCGCGAGATCGCGCGGCGGTATGGCTACCGTCTGGTGGGACATCGCCTTGAACTGTATGGAGTTCCGTTGACTTCCGGTGATAAACCGGAAGAGAAATAG
- a CDS encoding PhoH family protein — protein sequence MSNGDTSLMREFPDNALAQVLFGPHNANLERIEGHLGVGLDVRGNTVAISGTPDSAAEAARILDSLYALAKRQGHLETPDVDSAVRMAKLPDGHEDAAGDLVIRTRKRHIAARTPTQAEYIRALGEAPLTFGLGPAGTGKTYLAVAKAVSMMVAGEVDRIILSRPAVEAGERLGFLPGDLKDKVDPYLRPLYDALYDMLPGDQVAKKLLAGEIEVAPLAFMRGRTLANSFIILDEAQNTTTMQMRMFLTRMGEHSRMVVTGDVSQTDLPAGVRSGLADAIHILDGIQGVRFVRFTDRDVVRHDLVTRIVRAYDKADREAKGKTRDQ from the coding sequence GTGAGCAACGGCGACACCTCCCTGATGCGCGAATTTCCCGACAACGCCCTGGCCCAGGTGCTGTTCGGCCCCCACAACGCCAACCTCGAGCGCATCGAGGGTCATCTGGGCGTGGGGCTGGACGTGCGCGGCAATACGGTGGCCATCTCGGGCACGCCGGACTCCGCCGCCGAGGCCGCCCGCATCCTGGACAGCCTCTATGCCCTGGCCAAGCGCCAGGGCCACCTGGAGACCCCCGACGTGGATTCGGCGGTGCGCATGGCCAAGCTTCCCGATGGCCACGAGGACGCCGCCGGCGATCTGGTCATCCGGACCCGGAAGCGTCATATCGCGGCCCGCACGCCGACCCAGGCGGAGTATATCCGCGCCCTGGGCGAGGCGCCGCTGACCTTCGGCCTGGGCCCTGCCGGCACCGGCAAGACCTATCTGGCGGTGGCCAAGGCTGTCTCCATGATGGTGGCGGGCGAGGTGGACCGCATCATCCTGTCCCGCCCGGCGGTGGAGGCGGGCGAGCGTCTGGGGTTTCTGCCCGGCGACCTCAAGGACAAGGTCGACCCTTACTTAAGGCCGCTCTACGACGCCCTTTACGACATGCTGCCCGGCGATCAGGTGGCCAAGAAGCTGCTGGCCGGCGAGATCGAAGTGGCGCCGCTGGCCTTCATGCGCGGCCGCACCCTGGCCAATTCCTTCATCATCCTGGACGAAGCCCAGAACACCACCACCATGCAGATGCGCATGTTCCTGACCCGCATGGGCGAGCATTCCCGCATGGTGGTGACCGGCGATGTCAGCCAGACCGATCTGCCCGCCGGCGTGCGTTCGGGTCTGGCCGACGCCATCCATATCCTGGACGGCATCCAGGGCGTGCGCTTCGTGCGCTTTACCGATCGCGACGTGGTGCGCCACGATCTGGTGACCCGCATCGTGCGGGCCTACGATAAAGCCGACCGCGAGGCCAAGGGAAAGACCAGGGACCAATGA
- a CDS encoding GNAT family N-acetyltransferase: MQSVSETREVVDGLEVRLAESAAEIAAAQALRYRVFYQEMGARPTEAMRARLADFDDFDAVCDHLLVIDRARGTGAAGVVGTYRLMRRTAGERFGRFYTAGEYDISNIIANGGRFMELGRSCVDAGYRNGATMKKLWDGIAAYVFENGVELMFGCASLPGTDIQALAGHLSYLYHHHLAPEDLRPRALPQLHVDMALLPKEALSPRRALAELPPLIKGYLRLGGFVGDGAVIDHQFNTTDVCVMVKTDLVTAKYRAHYDRTIPGWSEE, from the coding sequence ATGCAATCCGTGTCTGAGACACGCGAGGTCGTCGACGGGCTTGAGGTCCGGCTTGCGGAAAGCGCGGCCGAGATTGCCGCTGCCCAGGCACTGCGCTACCGCGTCTTCTATCAAGAAATGGGGGCAAGGCCCACCGAGGCCATGCGCGCCCGTCTGGCTGACTTCGACGATTTCGATGCCGTTTGCGACCATCTGCTGGTCATCGACCGCGCCCGGGGGACAGGGGCGGCCGGAGTGGTCGGCACCTACCGCCTGATGCGCCGGACGGCGGGCGAGCGCTTTGGCCGCTTTTATACGGCGGGCGAATACGACATCTCCAATATCATCGCCAATGGCGGCCGCTTCATGGAACTGGGGCGCTCCTGCGTCGATGCCGGCTACCGCAACGGCGCCACCATGAAGAAGCTGTGGGACGGCATCGCCGCCTATGTCTTCGAAAACGGGGTCGAGTTGATGTTCGGCTGCGCCAGCCTGCCCGGCACCGACATCCAGGCCCTGGCCGGTCACCTGTCCTACCTTTATCACCACCATCTGGCGCCGGAGGACCTGCGGCCGCGCGCCCTGCCCCAGCTGCATGTGGACATGGCCCTGCTGCCCAAGGAGGCTCTTTCGCCGCGCCGGGCCTTGGCCGAGCTGCCGCCGCTGATCAAGGGTTACCTGCGCCTGGGCGGCTTCGTCGGCGATGGCGCGGTAATCGACCATCAGTTCAACACCACCGATGTTTGCGTCATGGTCAAAACCGACCTGGTTACCGCCAAGTACCGGGCCCATTACGACCGCACCATTCCCGGCTGGTCCGAGGAATAG
- the lnt gene encoding apolipoprotein N-acyltransferase, with product MTLEALAARFQALAGWRRRLSLMGLGIVAASALPPTHVLPVLLIAFPAMAWSLDAATTRRAAFGAGFWWSTGWFAVGLYWISNALLVDAIRFGWMIPFAVFGLSSLLAAFNGLATLAVHLMRLGRIARIPALAAALTLSEWQRSWVMTGLPWNPVGSVWDVSLPVLQFGALGGIWGLSLLTYLVVLAPALLSAPGNRRTVAALTLGLPAALWIGGTLRLAQNPEATVPEIRLRLVQAAVPQANKWRDDQREAHLRDHIALSRGSGFEAISVMIWPETAVSYFLDLDRLHRQMVAAAVPPGGLLLTGAPRITPRGVEPFQIWNSLMAVTGSAEIAAIYDKVHLVPFGEYVPMRAILPIDKITHGSTDFSAGPGPVTLDLPGIPPLAPLICYEAIFPGAFIARDQPRPGWIVNVTNDGWFGLSSGPHQHLAAARMRSIEEGLPQARAANTGISAVIDPVGRLTALLPTGRAGRP from the coding sequence ATGACTCTCGAAGCCCTGGCCGCCCGCTTCCAGGCCCTCGCCGGCTGGCGGCGGCGCCTGTCCCTGATGGGGCTGGGCATCGTGGCGGCCAGCGCCCTGCCGCCCACCCACGTCCTGCCGGTCCTGCTGATCGCCTTTCCCGCCATGGCCTGGAGCCTGGACGCCGCCACCACGCGGCGCGCCGCCTTTGGCGCCGGCTTCTGGTGGTCCACCGGCTGGTTCGCCGTGGGACTGTACTGGATTTCCAACGCCCTGCTGGTCGACGCCATCCGGTTCGGCTGGATGATTCCGTTCGCGGTGTTCGGCCTGTCATCCCTGCTGGCCGCCTTCAATGGGCTGGCCACCCTGGCCGTGCATCTGATGCGCCTGGGCCGGATCGCCCGCATTCCCGCCCTGGCGGCGGCGCTGACCCTGTCCGAGTGGCAGCGCTCGTGGGTGATGACCGGCCTGCCCTGGAATCCGGTGGGCTCGGTGTGGGATGTCAGCCTGCCCGTGCTGCAATTCGGCGCGCTGGGTGGCATCTGGGGCTTGTCCCTCCTGACCTATCTGGTGGTGCTGGCCCCCGCCTTGCTGAGCGCGCCCGGCAACCGTCGCACCGTCGCCGCCCTCACCCTTGGCCTGCCCGCCGCGCTGTGGATCGGCGGTACCCTGCGCCTGGCGCAGAATCCAGAGGCCACCGTCCCCGAGATCAGGCTGCGTCTGGTCCAGGCGGCCGTGCCCCAGGCCAACAAGTGGCGCGACGACCAGCGCGAGGCCCATCTGCGCGACCACATCGCCCTGTCGCGGGGATCGGGATTCGAAGCGATCAGCGTGATGATCTGGCCCGAGACCGCCGTATCCTACTTCCTCGACCTGGACCGGCTCCACCGGCAGATGGTGGCCGCCGCCGTGCCACCCGGCGGATTGCTGCTGACCGGTGCGCCACGCATCACGCCCCGGGGGGTCGAGCCCTTCCAGATCTGGAACTCCCTGATGGCGGTTACCGGCTCCGCCGAGATCGCCGCCATCTATGACAAGGTGCATCTGGTGCCCTTTGGCGAATACGTGCCCATGCGCGCCATCCTGCCCATCGACAAGATCACCCACGGCAGCACCGATTTCTCGGCCGGGCCGGGGCCGGTCACTCTCGATCTGCCTGGAATTCCGCCGCTGGCGCCGCTGATCTGCTATGAGGCGATCTTTCCCGGCGCCTTCATCGCCCGCGACCAGCCCCGGCCCGGCTGGATCGTCAACGTCACCAATGACGGCTGGTTCGGCCTGTCGTCCGGGCCGCATCAGCATCTGGCGGCGGCGCGCATGCGCTCCATCGAGGAAGGTCTTCCCCAGGCCCGCGCCGCCAACACCGGCATTTCGGCGGTGATCGACCCGGTGGGCCGACTGACCGCCCTGCTGCCCACTGGGCGAGCGGGGCGTCCTTGA
- a CDS encoding MucR family transcriptional regulator, with protein sequence MSEHSNSGDLLGLTTEIVAAHVANNSVAVADLPHLIQEVYRTLASVGSVPAAPERPQPAVNVKKSVTPDYIICLEDGKKLKMLKRHLKTAYNMSPEEYRDRWGLPADYPMVAPNYAQHRSSLAKKIGLGTKPRKRKRAV encoded by the coding sequence ATGTCGGAGCATTCGAACAGCGGCGACCTGCTGGGCCTGACCACGGAAATCGTGGCTGCGCATGTCGCCAATAATAGCGTGGCGGTTGCCGATCTTCCCCATCTGATTCAGGAAGTCTACCGCACCCTGGCCTCGGTGGGCAGTGTCCCCGCGGCACCCGAGCGGCCTCAACCCGCCGTAAACGTGAAGAAGTCGGTGACCCCCGACTACATCATCTGCCTCGAGGACGGCAAAAAGCTGAAGATGCTGAAGCGCCACCTCAAGACCGCCTACAATATGAGCCCCGAGGAATACCGGGATCGTTGGGGTCTGCCGGCCGATTACCCCATGGTGGCACCCAATTACGCTCAGCACCGCTCGAGCCTGGCCAAGAAGATCGGCCTGGGGACCAAGCCCCGCAAGCGCAAGCGGGCCGTCTGA
- the tsaB gene encoding tRNA (adenosine(37)-N6)-threonylcarbamoyltransferase complex dimerization subunit type 1 TsaB, giving the protein MIVLAMDSSTSACSAALWADGTVLARRLSPMARGQSEALLPMVAEVMAEAGLSFADLGLLAVTVGPGAFTGLRIGLAAARGLALATGLPLVGVTTTEAVAAGVPETERQGRAVLVAIESRRDEKWLQLFDSALVPLSEIRALCPEQAAQLATDAVVAGDAAPVILSFLPGAVAASSSGFADAALVAALAAGRWNRGDSLPPEPLYLRDADVTLPGRPATGGPE; this is encoded by the coding sequence ATGATCGTTCTCGCCATGGACAGTTCGACCTCCGCCTGCTCCGCCGCCCTGTGGGCCGACGGCACGGTGCTGGCGCGGCGCCTGTCGCCCATGGCGCGGGGCCAGAGCGAGGCGCTGCTGCCCATGGTCGCCGAGGTGATGGCAGAGGCCGGGCTGTCCTTCGCCGATCTCGGCCTGCTGGCGGTGACGGTGGGGCCGGGAGCCTTCACCGGCCTGCGCATCGGTCTGGCGGCGGCGCGGGGTCTGGCCCTGGCCACGGGATTGCCCCTGGTCGGAGTGACCACCACCGAGGCCGTGGCCGCCGGCGTGCCCGAGACCGAGCGGCAGGGCCGCGCCGTCCTGGTGGCCATCGAGTCGCGGCGCGACGAGAAGTGGCTGCAGCTGTTCGATTCCGCCCTGGTTCCGCTGTCCGAAATCCGCGCCCTGTGTCCCGAGCAAGCGGCGCAACTGGCCACGGATGCCGTGGTGGCGGGCGACGCCGCCCCGGTGATCCTGTCGTTCCTGCCCGGCGCGGTGGCCGCGTCCTCCTCGGGTTTCGCCGATGCTGCCCTGGTGGCCGCCCTGGCCGCCGGCCGATGGAACCGGGGGGATTCCCTGCCGCCCGAGCCCCTTTACCTGCGCGATGCCGACGTCACCCTGCCGGGACGGCCCGCAACGGGCGGTCCGGAGTGA
- the ybeY gene encoding rRNA maturation RNase YbeY: MTVTIEIAVDIPCPAWTEAMPDAEARCGRLAAIALGAVDLPDGVVELSIVLADDATVQGLNRDWRGKDQPTNVLSFASLDDEDAPVVPGAPLLLGDVILAFETCAAEAHDQGKTLADHFSHLVVHGVLHLLGYDHMDDEEAAEMEALETTLLAALGIDDPYGEQ, from the coding sequence ATGACCGTCACCATAGAGATCGCCGTCGACATCCCCTGCCCGGCCTGGACCGAGGCCATGCCCGATGCCGAGGCCCGCTGCGGACGTCTGGCCGCCATTGCCCTGGGCGCCGTCGACCTGCCCGACGGCGTGGTCGAGCTGTCCATCGTGCTGGCCGACGATGCCACGGTGCAGGGCCTCAACCGCGACTGGCGCGGCAAGGACCAGCCCACCAACGTGCTGTCCTTCGCCTCGCTGGACGACGAGGACGCGCCGGTGGTGCCGGGCGCGCCGCTGCTGCTGGGCGACGTGATCCTGGCCTTCGAGACCTGCGCCGCCGAGGCCCATGACCAGGGCAAGACTCTGGCCGACCATTTCAGTCATCTTGTTGTCCATGGCGTCCTGCATCTGTTGGGCTATGATCACATGGACGACGAGGAGGCCGCCGAGATGGAAGCGCTGGAAACCACCCTGCTGGCGGCGCTGGGCATCGACGATCCCTATGGAGAGCAATAA
- the miaB gene encoding tRNA (N6-isopentenyl adenosine(37)-C2)-methylthiotransferase MiaB — translation MAKRLFVKTYGCQMNVYDSARMADVLAPLGYGPADHAEEADMVILNTCHIREKAAEKVFSELGRLRKLQAAKAEAGGRMILAVAGCVAQAEGEEILRRAPFVDIVLGPQTYHRLPEMVAQAARAGGAVLDTEFPAEPKFDFLPEPHAEGTSAFLSVQEGCDKFCTFCVVPYTRGAEYSRPAAAVLAEAATLAAGGVREITLLGQNVNGWHGGEGWGLGRLIRALAEVEGVERIRYTTSHPRDMDDELIRAHAELPQLMPFLHLPVQSGSDRILAAMNRGHDRDTYLRLVDKLKSACPDLALSSDFIVGFPGESDADFEASMDLIRRVGFVQTYSFKYSPRPGTPAAAMETQVPEAVKDERLAQVQALLLDQTMRFNHACVGREMRILLDRPGRHAGQLLGRSPYMQPVHVKAAAHLIGTVVPLRITKVHPNSLEAVPA, via the coding sequence GTGGCAAAGAGACTCTTCGTCAAAACCTATGGCTGCCAGATGAATGTCTATGACTCCGCCCGCATGGCGGACGTCCTGGCGCCGCTGGGCTATGGCCCGGCCGATCACGCCGAGGAGGCCGATATGGTCATCCTCAACACCTGCCATATCCGCGAAAAGGCGGCCGAGAAGGTCTTCTCGGAGCTGGGCCGCCTGCGCAAGCTGCAGGCCGCCAAGGCCGAGGCCGGCGGGCGCATGATCCTGGCGGTGGCCGGCTGCGTCGCCCAGGCCGAGGGCGAGGAGATCCTGCGCCGCGCTCCCTTCGTCGACATCGTGCTGGGGCCGCAGACCTATCACCGCCTGCCCGAGATGGTGGCCCAGGCGGCCCGGGCCGGCGGCGCCGTGCTCGACACCGAGTTTCCGGCCGAGCCCAAGTTCGACTTCCTGCCCGAACCCCATGCCGAGGGCACCAGCGCCTTCCTGTCGGTGCAGGAGGGCTGCGACAAGTTCTGCACCTTCTGCGTGGTGCCCTATACCCGCGGCGCCGAGTATTCCCGCCCGGCCGCCGCCGTGCTGGCCGAGGCCGCCACCCTGGCGGCCGGCGGTGTGCGCGAGATCACCCTGCTGGGCCAGAACGTCAACGGCTGGCACGGGGGAGAGGGCTGGGGGCTGGGCCGCCTGATCCGCGCCCTGGCCGAGGTCGAGGGCGTCGAGCGCATCCGCTACACCACCTCGCACCCCCGCGACATGGACGACGAGCTGATCCGCGCCCATGCCGAACTGCCCCAGCTGATGCCCTTCCTGCATCTGCCGGTGCAATCGGGCTCGGACCGCATCCTGGCCGCTATGAATCGCGGCCATGATCGCGACACCTATCTGCGGCTGGTGGACAAGCTGAAGTCGGCCTGCCCCGACCTGGCCCTGTCGTCGGATTTCATCGTCGGCTTCCCCGGGGAAAGCGATGCCGATTTCGAGGCCAGCATGGACCTGATCCGCCGGGTCGGCTTCGTCCAGACCTATTCCTTCAAGTACAGCCCCCGTCCCGGCACCCCCGCCGCCGCCATGGAGACCCAGGTACCCGAGGCGGTGAAGGACGAGAGACTGGCCCAGGTCCAGGCCCTGCTGCTGGACCAGACCATGCGCTTCAACCATGCCTGCGTCGGACGCGAAATGCGCATCCTGCTCGACCGGCCCGGCCGCCATGCCGGCCAGTTACTGGGCCGCTCGCCCTATATGCAGCCGGTCCACGTCAAGGCCGCCGCCCATCTGATCGGCACCGTTGTGCCGCTCCGCATCACCAAGGTGCATCCCAACAGCCTGGAGGCGGTCCCCGCGTGA